The Etheostoma cragini isolate CJK2018 chromosome 10, CSU_Ecrag_1.0, whole genome shotgun sequence nucleotide sequence ACAGTTATAGGACCAAGGTTCATGGGCCAGTTGGCCAAATGCCTAGGTATCTCCCCATCCAACATACAGAGGCTAAAGCCCTGCCAAGCCGAGCCAGACTGGGGCTTTAACAAATAGGGTCACATTTTAGGAATCGTTGGCACATTTcagcagcagaaaaacacaatttacgGCATTCATGCAGAAGTCCATCACCCCATTCTGTATTCAAAACATATAGTTGCACATGTTTCAGCGCAACCACACATACACTCATGAACACTGCTGAGTGCACAACGTCTTAAAGTGCCAAAACTATTAAGTGTAAGTGATATAGAAGTTAAAGTAACAATCATAGCTTACAGGATTTCATGGATGATTTGTGAACTCTCAGGTTTCAGCAACCTCAAAGGACTTTGAGTTGAGAAcagttgtgtctctgtgtgtaaatAGGGGAAGTCCTTCATCAAGGATGCTCTGAAATGTATGGCGCATGGGCTACGGCACAAGTTCAGCTGTATCAGCAGGAAGTGTGTGTCCATTAAAGAGATGGTGTTTCAGCTCCAAAGAGAGTGCTACATCAAACACAACCTGTGCTCTGCTGCTAAGGATAATGTGGCTGTCATGGTGGAGATGATCCATTTCCAAGATCTCTTCCCTAAAGGGTAAGTGGCTGCTCTGGACAGCATGCTTGGATACAGTTTTCTCCAGCCTGTCACTTCTCTTTTATCTCTGATTGTCCACCTTCCGTGGACTCTTGTGCCAGTTAAATCTAGTTCTGTACCTCCATGTATAGTAATAGTACCATCTCATTCATTCCTGTCGTTTCCTAGACCTAGATGTTTTGTGCTTCCAAACATGAAATCACAAGCTTCATGTGagttctctgcctctctctgccCAGCCCATATGTGGAGCTGGTGAATATTCTTCTGAGCTGCGgagaggaggtgaaggaggCGTTGACACGGAGCGTCCGGCTACAGTGCGAGCAGAACTGGGGGGCTCTGTGCGACAGCCTGAGCCTCTGCTCCTCCCTCGCCCCGTCTCCCGCCGGCTCCGCCGCCGAACACCACCGCCGTCCCGTGCCCTCCCACCCTGAGCCGGAGAACCCTCGCCCTCCGCGGCAAGGTGACAAAGACAAACCCGCTAAGGCTGGCTTCAACACTCACCCACGCAATCGCAGTCAGGGACCCCGCCGCCAGAGTCCAGAGGCCGGAGTCGTGGCTGAG carries:
- the stc2a gene encoding stanniocalcin-2a; this translates as MLVKLAVVLLVLSVLEQVVGSDNIDIHDILPEKPASQKGRLSLQNTAEIQHCLVSAGDVGCGVFECFENNSCEIRGLQEICMTFLHNAGKFDSQGKSFIKDALKCMAHGLRHKFSCISRKCVSIKEMVFQLQRECYIKHNLCSAAKDNVAVMVEMIHFQDLFPKGPYVELVNILLSCGEEVKEALTRSVRLQCEQNWGALCDSLSLCSSLAPSPAGSAAEHHRRPVPSHPEPENPRPPRQGDKDKPAKAGFNTHPRNRSQGPRRQSPEAGVVAEQEDPEATDIRR